From a single Clostridium isatidis genomic region:
- a CDS encoding uracil-DNA glycosylase — protein MKEILNNDWNHLLKDEFKKEYYKKLRQFLIEEYKTKTVYPEMNDIFNALEFTSYKDTKVLILGQDPYHGPNQSHGLAFSVKKGVKIPPSLKNIYKELNNDLGCYIPNNGYLKSWADQGVLLLNTVLTVRAHEPNSHKNKGWEIFTDKIISLLNERTDPVVFILWGNPAIAKTKLITNNRHYIITSVHPSPLSASRGFFGSKPFSKTNHFLRSINKTPINWQIENI, from the coding sequence TTGAAAGAAATATTGAATAATGATTGGAATCATTTATTGAAAGATGAGTTTAAAAAAGAATATTATAAGAAACTTAGACAATTTCTTATAGAAGAATATAAAACAAAAACTGTATATCCCGAAATGAATGACATTTTTAACGCTCTTGAATTTACTAGCTATAAAGACACCAAAGTTCTAATATTGGGTCAAGATCCTTATCATGGTCCTAATCAATCTCATGGATTAGCTTTCTCTGTTAAAAAAGGAGTAAAAATTCCGCCTTCATTAAAAAATATATATAAAGAATTAAATAATGATTTAGGATGCTACATACCTAATAATGGGTACTTAAAAAGTTGGGCTGATCAAGGAGTTCTATTACTAAATACTGTATTAACAGTTAGAGCCCATGAGCCAAACTCTCATAAGAATAAAGGTTGGGAAATATTCACTGATAAAATTATAAGCTTATTAAATGAAAGAACAGATCCTGTAGTCTTTATTCTTTGGGGGAATCCTGCAATCGCAAAAACAAAATTAATTACTAATAACAGGCATTATATTATTACATCAGTACATCCTAGTCCTCTTTCTGCTTCAAGAGGCTTTTTTGGCAGCAAACCTTTTTCTAAAACTAATCATTTTTTACGTTCAATTAATAAGACACCAATTAACTGGCAAATAGAAAATATTTAA
- a CDS encoding peptidylprolyl isomerase produces MQDKILANVAGRQIKEADLQNMINRYPADKRAYFQTEDAKRQLLEQMISFELINKFGKELKIDATEEYKENVRQAEYDILTQLTLNKILLDVTVTEEDALNYYNQNKNQFVKQPTVSAKHILVDTEELAKSIKSEIENNEITFEDAAAKYSSCPSKEQGGDLGSFGKGMMVKEFEDAAFNSELNVVTDPVKTQFGYHLIKVEERNEAEEMKFEEVKNQIVNNLLQQMQERKYLDTILELEKKYGVTRA; encoded by the coding sequence ATGCAAGATAAAATATTAGCTAATGTAGCGGGAAGACAAATAAAAGAAGCAGATCTGCAAAATATGATAAATAGATATCCAGCAGATAAAAGAGCATATTTTCAAACAGAGGATGCAAAAAGACAATTATTAGAGCAAATGATTTCTTTTGAATTAATAAATAAGTTTGGAAAAGAATTAAAAATTGATGCAACTGAAGAATATAAGGAAAATGTAAGGCAAGCAGAGTACGATATATTAACTCAATTAACATTGAATAAAATATTATTAGATGTTACTGTTACAGAAGAAGATGCTTTAAATTATTATAATCAAAATAAAAATCAATTTGTTAAGCAGCCTACAGTTTCAGCTAAGCATATTTTAGTTGATACAGAAGAGCTTGCAAAAAGCATAAAATCCGAAATAGAAAATAATGAAATTACTTTTGAAGATGCAGCAGCAAAGTATTCAAGCTGTCCATCAAAAGAGCAAGGTGGAGATTTAGGAAGCTTTGGTAAGGGAATGATGGTTAAGGAATTTGAAGATGCTGCCTTTAACTCTGAATTGAATGTAGTAACTGATCCAGTAAAAACTCAATTTGGATATCATTTAATCAAGGTTGAAGAAAGAAATGAAGCTGAAGAAATGAAGTTTGAAGAAGTTAAAAATCAAATAGTAAATAATTTATTACAACAAATGCAAGAAAGAAAATATCTTGATACTATACTTGAATTAGAAAAGAAATATGGTGTAACAAGAGCATAA
- the bcp gene encoding thioredoxin-dependent thiol peroxidase produces the protein MNIGELAPDFELPGSDGKNHKLSDYKGKKVILYFYPKDNTPGCTTEACDFRDNFKAIGDLNTIILGISKDNLNSHNKFIEKFNLPFVLLSDEDKTVCNLYDVIKEKNMYGKKVMGIERSTFLIDENGILIKEYRKVKVKGHVETIIEDLK, from the coding sequence ATGAATATTGGAGAATTAGCACCTGATTTTGAATTACCAGGATCAGATGGAAAAAATCATAAATTAAGTGATTATAAAGGAAAAAAAGTTATATTATATTTTTATCCAAAGGATAATACTCCTGGATGTACTACTGAAGCTTGTGACTTTAGAGATAACTTTAAAGCAATAGGTGATTTAAATACAATAATTCTTGGAATCAGTAAGGATAATTTAAATTCACATAATAAATTTATTGAAAAATTTAACTTACCATTTGTGCTTTTAAGTGATGAAGATAAAACAGTTTGTAACTTATATGATGTAATAAAAGAAAAAAATATGTATGGAAAAAAAGTTATGGGAATTGAAAGAAGTACATTCTTAATAGATGAAAATGGAATCCTAATAAAAGAATATAGAAAAGTAAAAGTAAAAGGACACGTGGAAACTATAATTGAAGATTTAAAATAA
- a CDS encoding SH3 domain-containing protein — MKFIFNFLFIILACFTAFSYFYFNKKIYTLRKQLLLTTKQYNTIKSKYFSSKNNNIVSIKYYIPTYKTGVISNDSYLHIAPTNTSQIIRKISSNTQVSILDSSEVNNEIWYYINLPTNSNINCRGWVKAKHFKIFSEELYSK; from the coding sequence ATGAAATTTATATTTAATTTTTTATTTATAATTTTAGCATGTTTTACAGCATTCTCATATTTTTATTTTAATAAAAAGATATATACTCTTAGAAAGCAATTACTTCTAACCACAAAACAATATAATACTATTAAAAGTAAATACTTTTCTTCTAAGAATAATAATATAGTTTCAATAAAGTATTATATTCCAACTTATAAAACAGGAGTTATTTCAAATGATTCTTATTTACATATTGCTCCTACTAACACATCACAAATTATAAGAAAAATTTCTTCTAACACTCAAGTTTCTATCTTAGACTCCTCTGAAGTAAATAATGAAATTTGGTACTATATTAATCTTCCAACTAATAGTAACATTAATTGCAGGGGATGGGTAAAAGCAAAACATTTTAAAATATTCTCTGAAGAATTATATAGTAAATAA
- a CDS encoding competence/damage-inducible protein A, translating to MKAEIIAIGTEILLGDIVNTNAQYLAKELAALGIDVYHQSVIGDNEERIMEGISKAFKNSEIVITTGGLGPTQDDITKEVGAKLFNKELVLHEESLDWLKKYLKTDDEYVVEANKKQAYIPKDSIVLKNNYGTAPGIIINENNRILIILPGPPKEMKKIFEEYVRDYLKDITGNIIKSKTIRMFGIGESVMAKKVDHIIKNAKNPTVAPYAKESDVILRITAKAHSEEECNKLIRPVYEEIKSILGEYIYGEDEDSLEKVVANMLCAKQMSIASAESCTGGLIAASLVSYPGISEVFMEGVVTYSNEAKISRLGVKEETLNKYGAVSKETAEEMAVGIAKTAKTDIGVSTTGIAGPSGGSEEKPVGLVYIGLYIKGKTVVKKFNFNGDREQVRRRATLNALNMIRKELLNL from the coding sequence ATGAAAGCAGAAATAATTGCAATAGGAACAGAAATACTTCTTGGAGATATAGTAAATACAAATGCCCAATACTTAGCTAAGGAATTAGCAGCTTTAGGAATAGATGTTTATCATCAAAGTGTAATTGGTGATAATGAAGAAAGAATTATGGAAGGGATTTCTAAAGCTTTTAAAAATTCTGAGATTGTTATTACTACAGGAGGTCTTGGGCCAACACAAGATGATATTACAAAAGAAGTTGGAGCAAAATTATTTAATAAAGAATTAGTGCTTCATGAAGAATCATTAGATTGGTTAAAAAAATATTTGAAAACAGATGATGAGTATGTTGTGGAAGCTAATAAGAAACAGGCTTATATTCCAAAGGATTCAATAGTATTAAAAAATAATTATGGGACGGCACCAGGAATAATAATAAATGAAAATAATAGAATATTAATTATTTTGCCTGGACCTCCAAAAGAAATGAAAAAAATATTTGAAGAATATGTAAGAGATTATTTGAAGGATATTACAGGAAATATAATAAAATCAAAAACTATTAGAATGTTTGGAATTGGCGAAAGTGTAATGGCAAAAAAAGTTGATCATATAATTAAAAATGCAAAGAATCCAACAGTTGCTCCTTATGCTAAGGAATCAGATGTTATTTTAAGGATAACTGCAAAGGCCCATAGCGAAGAGGAATGTAATAAATTAATAAGGCCTGTATATGAAGAAATAAAGAGTATTCTAGGAGAATATATATATGGAGAAGATGAAGATTCATTAGAAAAGGTAGTTGCAAATATGCTTTGTGCTAAACAAATGAGTATAGCAAGTGCTGAATCTTGTACTGGTGGCCTTATTGCAGCAAGCTTAGTTTCATATCCAGGTATATCAGAGGTTTTTATGGAGGGAGTTGTAACCTATTCAAATGAAGCTAAGATATCAAGGCTTGGAGTTAAAGAGGAAACTTTAAATAAATATGGCGCAGTAAGCAAGGAAACAGCAGAAGAAATGGCCGTAGGAATTGCAAAAACTGCAAAGACTGATATTGGAGTTTCAACAACTGGAATAGCAGGCCCAAGTGGTGGAAGTGAAGAAAAACCAGTTGGATTGGTATATATAGGATTATATATAAAAGGAAAAACAGTAGTAAAAAAATTTAATTTTAATGGAGATAGAGAACAAGTAAGAAGAAGAGCAACATTGAATGCATTAAATATGATAAGAAAAGAACTTTTGAATTTATAA
- a CDS encoding VanZ family protein has product MSKSKRIISWIFLLGWMVLIFYMSNQPADISNSQSEFVIMIFNYIGIELNDYFGELASLVVRKGAHFTEYLILFFFSYNLSKIYFEKRNKLYSIMFVFLYAISDEFHQYFIPGREMKFLDVIIDTCGGIFGSILINIKNSLKKLKLKKNI; this is encoded by the coding sequence ATGAGCAAAAGTAAAAGAATTATAAGCTGGATATTTTTATTAGGATGGATGGTTTTAATTTTTTATATGTCTAATCAGCCAGCTGATATATCTAATAGTCAAAGTGAATTTGTTATAATGATTTTTAATTATATAGGAATTGAATTAAATGATTATTTTGGTGAGTTAGCTTCACTAGTAGTTAGAAAAGGAGCACATTTTACTGAATATTTAATTTTATTTTTCTTTTCTTATAATTTAAGCAAAATTTATTTTGAAAAAAGAAATAAATTATATTCTATTATGTTTGTATTTTTATATGCTATTTCTGATGAATTTCATCAATATTTTATCCCAGGAAGAGAGATGAAATTTTTAGATGTAATAATTGATACATGTGGAGGAATTTTTGGATCTATACTTATAAATATAAAAAATTCGTTAAAAAAATTAAAACTTAAGAAAAACATATAA
- the fusA gene encoding elongation factor G, which produces MKSYRVDNIRNVGLIGHSSVGKTSLVEALLYSNGNIDRLGKVEEGTTVSDFDPEEKRRNISISVSIESTEINDTKINLIDIPGYFDFSGELIQGMRAADVATIVVSGVSGVQVGTEKAWDYCNKIKLPRAFFINKLDRENSSYERTLEELKSKFGISVVPLQFPIGSEENLKGIVNVISGKAIIYDEKNNYREIDAPEDIKDKIDEYKNIIMEAVAETSEEYLEKYFSEGELTNEDIYTGLVKGCASGDIAPVMCGSSLKVIGMKSFLEDIVSCFPSPRYAIAQKAKELESEKEIFVNFDETKLFSALVFKTIADPFVGKISLFKVITGELSNEVSVINSNKGKVEKISNIFFMNGKNQAQTKKVIAGDIAAVSKLQYTETGDTLCDVNYKLVYDKMNFPRTNISMAILPLAKNDEDKISIVLQRLQEEDPTFRVERDVENAETIISGIGETHLEVIASKIKNKYGVEVILRAPKIPYRETIKGMAYVQGKHKKQSGGHGQYGDVKIQFEPRNDGETDLEFVDSIVGGVVPRNFIPAVEKGLRESIEKGVLAGYPVIGLKATLKDGSYHTVDSSEMAFKMATYIAYKKGLEQAKPVLLEPIMSLEVIIPEENMGDVIGDINKRRGRVIGMEPYEKLQKIIAEVPMAEITKYSTDLSSMTQARGSFKAEFLRYEEVPDNIAKKIIEEAKRN; this is translated from the coding sequence ATGAAGAGTTATAGGGTAGATAATATACGAAATGTTGGATTAATCGGACATAGTTCAGTTGGAAAGACATCCTTAGTAGAGGCTTTGTTATATAGTAATGGAAATATAGATAGGTTAGGAAAAGTTGAAGAAGGAACTACAGTTTCAGATTTTGATCCAGAAGAAAAAAGAAGAAATATTTCAATATCAGTTTCAATAGAATCCACAGAAATAAATGATACTAAAATAAATTTAATTGATATACCAGGATATTTTGATTTTTCTGGAGAATTAATTCAAGGAATGAGAGCAGCAGATGTTGCAACTATTGTAGTATCAGGCGTTTCAGGAGTACAGGTTGGAACAGAAAAAGCTTGGGATTATTGTAATAAAATAAAACTGCCTAGGGCATTTTTTATAAATAAGTTAGATAGAGAAAATTCAAGCTATGAAAGAACCTTAGAGGAATTAAAAAGTAAATTTGGTATAAGTGTAGTTCCACTACAATTTCCGATTGGAAGTGAAGAGAATTTAAAGGGAATTGTGAATGTTATATCTGGAAAGGCTATAATATATGATGAAAAAAATAATTACAGAGAAATTGATGCACCTGAAGATATTAAAGATAAAATAGATGAATATAAAAATATAATTATGGAGGCTGTAGCTGAAACAAGTGAGGAATATTTAGAAAAGTATTTTTCAGAAGGAGAACTGACTAATGAAGATATTTATACAGGTCTTGTAAAGGGATGTGCAAGTGGAGATATAGCACCTGTAATGTGTGGAAGTTCTTTAAAGGTAATAGGAATGAAATCCTTTTTAGAAGATATAGTTAGTTGTTTTCCTTCTCCAAGATATGCAATAGCACAAAAGGCAAAAGAATTAGAAAGTGAAAAAGAAATTTTTGTTAATTTTGATGAAACAAAACTATTTTCTGCTTTAGTATTTAAAACTATAGCTGATCCATTTGTAGGAAAGATATCTTTATTTAAAGTAATAACAGGAGAACTATCAAATGAAGTTAGTGTAATAAATAGTAATAAGGGGAAAGTTGAAAAAATATCTAATATATTTTTTATGAATGGAAAAAATCAGGCACAAACTAAAAAGGTTATAGCTGGTGATATAGCAGCAGTTTCTAAATTACAATATACAGAAACAGGAGATACATTATGTGATGTAAATTATAAATTAGTTTATGATAAAATGAATTTTCCAAGAACAAATATCTCAATGGCAATTTTACCATTGGCTAAAAATGACGAGGATAAGATATCAATAGTATTGCAAAGACTTCAAGAAGAAGATCCTACTTTTAGAGTTGAAAGAGATGTAGAAAATGCTGAAACAATAATATCTGGAATAGGGGAAACTCATTTAGAGGTTATAGCAAGCAAAATTAAAAATAAGTACGGAGTAGAAGTTATACTGAGAGCTCCTAAAATTCCATATAGAGAAACCATTAAGGGAATGGCATATGTTCAAGGAAAACACAAAAAACAGTCTGGTGGACATGGGCAATATGGAGATGTAAAAATACAATTTGAACCAAGAAATGACGGAGAGACTGATTTAGAGTTCGTAGATAGTATAGTTGGAGGAGTTGTTCCAAGAAATTTTATTCCTGCAGTTGAAAAGGGACTTAGAGAGTCAATAGAAAAAGGAGTTTTAGCTGGATATCCTGTTATAGGATTAAAAGCCACATTAAAGGACGGATCATATCATACAGTAGATTCATCTGAAATGGCTTTTAAAATGGCTACTTATATAGCGTATAAAAAGGGATTGGAACAGGCTAAACCTGTATTGTTAGAACCAATAATGAGTTTAGAGGTAATTATTCCAGAGGAAAATATGGGAGATGTAATAGGAGATATTAATAAAAGAAGAGGAAGAGTTATAGGGATGGAGCCTTATGAAAAGCTGCAAAAAATAATTGCAGAGGTACCAATGGCAGAAATAACCAAATACTCAACGGATTTAAGTTCTATGACTCAAGCGAGAGGAAGCTTTAAAGCGGAATTTTTAAGATATGAAGAAGTTCCAGATAATATAGCAAAAAAAATTATTGAAGAAGCAAAAAGGAATTAA
- a CDS encoding CPBP family intramembrane glutamic endopeptidase: protein MKKVFKANLYFLIILILEIVAPIFLGQLYYLLNITDARVVLFLNHFILFIIPAIVYIVITKSSFKKTLRLNKLGLKQISLIILLSFAVQPIMSFFSLIGSFFFTNEVGGFVSEISSMPYLLLLALIAVLPAISEEITIRGIVLSGYEDKNKYVAAAVTGLFFGILHLDPHQFLYTAVLGFLFALVVRVTNSIYSSMVMHFIINGTSATLAKLSNIFLQGMEAVNEAEELTLKYLNLSEKLFMLFMFGALAAIFVVIVYYIFRKLEKISREEENNGDKIIELNYGFRTVDDTIEKDRILNIPFILSIIIYILVMAKII, encoded by the coding sequence GTGAAAAAAGTTTTTAAAGCAAATTTATATTTTTTAATAATTTTAATATTAGAAATTGTAGCACCTATTTTTTTAGGACAACTATATTATTTATTAAATATTACTGATGCAAGAGTAGTACTTTTTTTGAATCATTTTATCTTATTTATAATACCAGCTATAGTTTATATAGTTATAACAAAATCTTCTTTTAAGAAAACATTAAGATTAAACAAACTGGGATTAAAACAGATTTCTCTAATTATATTATTGTCATTTGCAGTACAACCTATTATGTCCTTTTTTTCTTTAATAGGAAGCTTCTTTTTTACAAATGAAGTTGGAGGTTTTGTATCTGAAATTTCTTCTATGCCTTATTTATTACTTTTAGCTCTTATTGCTGTATTGCCAGCAATATCAGAAGAAATAACAATTAGGGGAATAGTTTTATCAGGTTATGAAGATAAAAATAAGTATGTTGCAGCTGCTGTTACAGGATTGTTTTTTGGAATTCTCCATTTAGATCCTCATCAATTTTTATATACCGCAGTATTAGGTTTTTTATTTGCTTTAGTTGTAAGGGTTACTAATAGTATATATTCCTCTATGGTAATGCATTTTATTATAAATGGAACATCTGCAACCTTAGCTAAATTAAGCAATATATTCTTACAAGGAATGGAAGCAGTGAATGAAGCAGAAGAATTAACATTAAAATATTTAAATCTTTCAGAAAAACTATTTATGTTATTTATGTTTGGAGCTTTGGCAGCTATATTTGTTGTAATAGTATATTATATATTTAGGAAGCTTGAAAAAATAAGCAGGGAAGAAGAAAATAATGGAGATAAGATTATAGAGTTAAATTATGGCTTTAGAACTGTAGATGATACTATTGAAAAAGATAGAATATTAAATATTCCTTTTATTTTATCCATAATAATATATATTCTTGTTATGGCTAAAATTATTTAA